A portion of the Brevundimonas pondensis genome contains these proteins:
- the rpsL gene encoding 30S ribosomal protein S12: MPTINQLIRKPRKPKPTRNKVPALEGSPQRRGVCTRVYTTTPKKPNSALRKVAKVRLAKNGYEAVCYIPGEGHNLQEHSVVLIRGGRVKDLPGVRYHILRGVLDTQGVKDRKQRRSHYGAKRPK, from the coding sequence ATGCCTACGATCAACCAACTGATCCGCAAGCCGCGCAAGCCCAAGCCCACCCGTAACAAGGTCCCGGCTCTGGAAGGTTCGCCCCAGCGTCGCGGCGTTTGCACCCGCGTCTACACCACGACCCCGAAGAAGCCGAACTCGGCTCTGCGTAAGGTCGCCAAGGTCCGTCTGGCCAAGAACGGCTACGAAGCCGTTTGCTACATCCCCGGCGAAGGCCACAACCTGCAAGAGCACTCGGTTGTTCTGATCCGCGGCGGCCGCGTGAAGGACTTGCCCGGCGTTCGCTACCACATCCTGCGCGGCGTGCTCGACACCCAAGGCGTCAAGGACCGCAAGCAGCGTCGTTCGCACTACGGCGCCAAGCGTCCGAAGTAA